The Bradyrhizobium diazoefficiens genome contains the following window.
GATCGCCGGGATCCTCGCACCAGGCGTCCGTGTCGCCGATGGTCCGCGCCGGCAGAAATGTCTGGGGCCGGCTGTGCCGGTCGCCGCGCCACCACAATTGCCGCGGCCGAAAATGGCCTCTGGGAGTGCCGCCGTCGCCCTCGCGCTTGTTCGCCAGAATGCCGCTGCGCCCCAGCGCCACCGGAATCGTCAGCGGTCCAGCCGTCAGCCAGCCCCGGCGCGGATTGCCGGCGGCAGGCTTCACGCGGATCGTCGAGACCTGCCCGGAGCGTCGATTCATCGGGTAAGCATTTGAATTGGTGTTGTTTTTCATGTGAACGCACAGTGTCGAATTCATTACAGGACATTCATCAAAACGCCCTGCTATTCTGGGTTAGAGTAATTCCGGCTTGTGAATCGGTAACAGCCCACTACTTCAACACGAACAACAATAAAAACAGCGACCCCTCAAACTTCTCATCACGGCTGGGTGCGGCATGCATGCGCGCCTGGTCGACCCCAAAAGGATGACCCCCTATGGCCAATGCCCGCAAGATCCTGATCGTGGATGACGATACCGATCTGCGCGATACGTTGGTGGAGCAATTATCGCTACACGAAGAATTTGAAGCCTCCGCCGTCGATACTGGCGCCAAGGGCGCCAGCGCTGCAAAGGCCAACGCTCCCGATCTCGTCCTGATGGATGTTGGTCTCCCCGACACTGATGGTCGCGAGGTGGTCCGCTCCTTGCGCAAGGGCGGCTTCAAGGCGCCGATCATCATGCTGACCGGGCATGACACCGATTCCGACACGATTTTGGGCCTGGAATCCGGCGCCAACGACTATGTCGCAAAGCCCTTCCGCTTTGCCGTGCTGCTGGCCCGCATCCGCGCCCAACTGCGCCAGCACGAAGCCAGCGAGGACGCGGTGTTCTCGGTCGGCCCCTACTCCTTCCGTCCCGGCTCCAAGATGCTGACCGCAGCCAATGCGCGCAAGGTCCGCCTCACCGAGAAGGAAACCGCGATCCTGCGCTTCCTCTACCGGGCCGGCCAGATGCCGGTCTCGCGCGAGACCCTGCTCCAGGAGGTCTGGGGCTACAATTCCGGCGTCACCACCCACACGCTGGAAACCCACATCTACCGCCTCCGCCAGAAGATCGAGAAGGATGCCGCCAACCCGGAAATCCTGGTGACGGAAGCCGGTGGCTACAAGCTGGTGCCGTGATACGTTCCAGGAGCGCGCGATTCGTCGTAAATTGGCGCGTTCCACGAGCCTCGGACCGGAATGTCGATCGACGATGACGTAGCGCTGCTCGAGCGTGTCCCGACACTGCGCCTGTTGGGAGACGCCTCGTTGCGCATGCTGGCGATCGGCTCCGAGCAGCGTGATTTCGTCCACGGTGACGTCCTGTTCAATCTCGGTGACGATGCCGACGCCGGCTTCGTGGTCCAGCGCGGCGCCTTTCGCGTCGATGACGGCGCCGGCGCCGAAATGATCGCGGGTCCCGGCACGCTGATCGGCGAGCTCGCGCTGGTCGTGCCGATGAAGCGGCCGTCGGGCGCGATCGCGCTGGAGCATTCCTCCGTGATTCGCATCGCGCGCAGCCTGTTTCAGCGCGTGCTCGAGAGCGATCCCGCTGCCGCGGTCCGTCTCCGCGACGAATTTGCGATTCGCTCCAGCCAAATCGCCAGCGATATCCTGATGGCCGGCGCGAAGCTGAGTACATAGCTGTTTCTCGACCTCGTAGCCCGGATGGAGCGAAGCGTAGTCCGGGATGCCGCGCCAACGGAACGACTGCCCCGGATTTCGCTTCGCTCCATCCGGGCTACGGGCTTCTCCTAAATCACACCTCCAGCGTCACCGTCACCGGCACATGGTCCGACGGTCGCTCCCAGCTTCGCGCCTCGCGCAAAATCTTGAAATCCTGGACCGCGTCTTTCAGCGCGCGCGAGACCCAGATGTGGTCGAGCCTGCGGCCACGGTCGCCGACGGTCCAGTCGGCGGACCGGTAGCTCCACCACGTGTAGACCTTCTCCGACATCGGGATGCGATCGCGCGCGACGTCGACCCATTCGCCGGCGGCGAGCGCCGCCTGCAGCTTTTCGGTCTCGACCGGCGTGTGCGAGACCACTTTCAGAAGCTGCTTGTGCGACCACACGTCGTTCTCATGCGGCGCGACGTTGAGGTCACCGACCAGGATGTGGCGATCTTCGCCGCGCGGATGCAGCGGCTCGCACGCCTTCATCTCGTCGAGGAAGCG
Protein-coding sequences here:
- a CDS encoding response regulator transcription factor, with translation MANARKILIVDDDTDLRDTLVEQLSLHEEFEASAVDTGAKGASAAKANAPDLVLMDVGLPDTDGREVVRSLRKGGFKAPIIMLTGHDTDSDTILGLESGANDYVAKPFRFAVLLARIRAQLRQHEASEDAVFSVGPYSFRPGSKMLTAANARKVRLTEKETAILRFLYRAGQMPVSRETLLQEVWGYNSGVTTHTLETHIYRLRQKIEKDAANPEILVTEAGGYKLVP
- a CDS encoding cyclic nucleotide-binding domain-containing protein codes for the protein MSIDDDVALLERVPTLRLLGDASLRMLAIGSEQRDFVHGDVLFNLGDDADAGFVVQRGAFRVDDGAGAEMIAGPGTLIGELALVVPMKRPSGAIALEHSSVIRIARSLFQRVLESDPAAAVRLRDEFAIRSSQIASDILMAGAKLST
- a CDS encoding L,D-transpeptidase is translated as MKNNTNSNAYPMNRRSGQVSTIRVKPAAGNPRRGWLTAGPLTIPVALGRSGILANKREGDGGTPRGHFRPRQLWWRGDRHSRPQTFLPARTIGDTDAWCEDPGDRHYNQWIRRGQGEGGDRLKRADHLYDFIIEIDHNTRPCVAGRGSAVFLHLARDNFGPTAGCVSMTKAAMLQLLRRLGPRTKIIIG
- the xth gene encoding exodeoxyribonuclease III, which encodes MRLSLTTWNINSVRLRIDLVAKFLKSARPDVLCLQETKCIDDAFPLKRFKRLGYEHVALNGQKGYHGVAIVSKIPFESTDIRTFCDKVDSRHISVSFGEKADIAKPLVVHNFYVPAGGDIPDPALNEKFDHKLRFLDEMKACEPLHPRGEDRHILVGDLNVAPHENDVWSHKQLLKVVSHTPVETEKLQAALAAGEWVDVARDRIPMSEKVYTWWSYRSADWTVGDRGRRLDHIWVSRALKDAVQDFKILREARSWERPSDHVPVTVTLEV